GACGAAGCGCGTCTTGATCTCCTCGTTGCGCTTCTCCAGCTCCTCCGGATCCACGCGGAGCAGGTTCAGCTCGGAGAGCTTGGGCCGGTCGGCCGGGTACGTGACGTCGGGGTGGCCCGTGTACAGCCCCTCGCTGTCGGCCAGCACCTGCTGGAGCTCGCGGCTGTAGATGAAATCGGTGAAGAGCCGGGCCGCGTTCGGATGCGGCGCGAAGCTCGTGATGGCGCTCGGAGAGACGACGAGGGGGACGCCTTCCTTCGGGAACACGATCTCGACCGGGTTGCCCTTCTTCTTGACCTGGTAGAACGTGTAGTCGCCGCCGTTCGCCGCGATGGGCCGCTCGCCCGAGGCCACGACGCCCGAGGGATCGACCGCCGACTGGACCAGCATCGGCTTGTTCTGGGCGAGCTGCTTGAAGTAGTCCCAGCCGTGGAGATGCACCAGCGCCAGCACGTGGGTCGTGATCACGCCGCTGTACCCCGGATGCGCCGTGACGAGCTTGCCTTTCCATTTCGGGTCGAGCAGGTCCTTCCAGGTCCGCGGCGCCTCGGCGGCGGGAATAATCTTCGAGTTGTAGGCGATGACGTTCACCGTGGCGCGGAGGCCGAAGTGATAGCCGTCCTTGTCCTTGAAGGCGGCCGGGAAGCGCTCGACGCCGGCCGGCGCGTACTTCACCAGGAGCTTCTTGTCCTTCAGCAGCACGTAGTGGCCCGCGTCGGAGGTGTGAACCACGTCGGCGATCTTGATGTTGGCCTGGAGCTCCTGCATGAGGCGCTGGAGGATCCGCTCGGAGCCGGTCCGGTGGACCTCGACCTTGATCCCCGGGTACGCGGCCTCGAAGAGCTTGGCGACCTTCTCGGAGCTGGACAAGGCGAGCGAGGTGTACCAGACGACCTTGCCTTCCTTCTTTGCCGCCTCCAGGCGCGCGTCCTGCGCCGGCGCGGAGGCGGCGGAGAGGACCAGGGCGAGAGCGGCAAGGTTTGTCGCGAGCCGAAGACGTGTCATCTCATCCCCCTAGGCGGTCAGAGATTCCATCAAGTCAGTGACGTCCGCCTGCGCCGCGAGATCTCCCACGAGCGTGATGACGCGAGCCGACTGTTCCGCTGGTACGGCGAGCGCGGCATTGCCGAGGAACTTCGTCTCCACCTCTTCGCGCGTCATGGGGAAGTCCGGCCCGCCGCGCGGGTGATCCTGGCGCTCCTCGAGAAGGCGGCCGTCGTGCAGGCGAATGGCGACGTGCCCGATGAACTGACGGGGATAGTCGATGGTCGCGTCCACCTCGTAGCCGACCTTGCCCGCTACCGCCAGCACCGCCTGGTCACGCGCCGCCTCGTCGGTGAACTCGGCGAGCGTCGCCCGTCCCTTCACGAGCATGAGCGCGAGCAGATAGGGCAGGCTGAACTTGGCGGCATAACCGTTCTGCGGGCTGTGCTTGCTCGCGAGGGGCTCCCAGAGGCGCGGGATCGGGCCCTCGGCGGTGCGGCAGCGGATGCCGGCGATCTGTTCGGGCCTGATCTGATGCTGCTGCCGGAGCCGGAGCGCGCAATCCATGTAGGGCTGGGCGATGGAGCCGCAGGGATAGGGCTTCAAGGTCAACTGTTCCAGCTCCCATGTGCGGCCGAGGCTCGCGAGGAGAGCATCGAGCTTGGGCTCCTCGAAACCGCCGGCGAACGCCTGGTAGAAACCGTGGGTGCCCTCGAAGACCGTCTCCGGACCGGTGAACCCGGATCGCGCGAGGAGCGTGGCGGCGATTCCCGCGTGAGCGGCCCAGCCGGGATGCAGGCGCTTGGTCCACGAGCCGTCGGCAAGGTACTCGATGATGCCGCCGGCCTGGCTGCCGCAGATCCCGAAAGCGTGGACCTGCTGGTCCTCCGTAAGGCCGTAGAGCTTGCCCGCGACCGCCGCCGCGGCGAAGCTGCCCGTGAGAGACGTCGGGTGATAGTGGCGCGCGTGGAAGCTGCCCGGCACCGCGAGGCCGACCCGGCACATGACCTCCACGCCCGCGATCATCGCCTCGAGCACCGCGCGGCCGGAGGCGCCGAGGGCCTCGCCGACGGCGAGCGCGGTGGTGACCGCGACACAGCCGGTGTGGACGATGGCGTCCTCCCGGGTGTCGTCGAAGTCGAGACCGTGGGCGAGCGTGGCGTTCGCGAGCACCGCGCTCGCCGCGCCCGACCTGGACTTGGTTCCGATGAGCGTGCTCTCCGGGGCGCCGCCCAACCGCTCGGCGGCCTCGAGGACAGCCTGGCCGAAGCACTCTTTCGACGACGCGAGGCAGCTGCCCAGCGTGTCGAGGGCGAGCGAGACGGCCTTCGCGACCACGGGCGGCGGCACCTGCGGGAGCGTCAGGCCGCGGATGAAGCGAGCGTAGCGCCGGGCGACTGAAGGCTGCGGCACGTGCGGAAGAATAGCACGAGGGTCAGGTCTTGCAATCCGACATCCACGCACGTATCGTCGATGCTCCTATGAGGATCTCCACATGAAAGTCGCCACCTGGCGCGGCGAGAGCCGCTTTACGATCGACGAGGCGCCGGATCCCGCGGCGGGGCCGGGGCAGGTCGTGGTGGGGATTCACGCCGCCGGCATCTGCGGCACCGACATCCACGCCACGCAGGGGCTCTTCCCGTGGACGCCGCCCATGGTGCTCGGCCACGAGTACACGGGTGTCGTGCGGGAGGTGGGACGCGGCGTGAGCCGGCGCCTGCTCGGGCGCGAGGTCGCGTGCGAGCCGTCCTACGGGTGCGGGGAGTGCGCCGCGTGCGAGGCGGGGCGCATCTCGCAGTGCCAGCGCGCGGTCCGCGTGGGAGGCTTCGCCGAGCGCGTCGCGCTGCCCGCGACCTCCGTGCATCCGCTGCCGCACGGCCTCGATGCGACCACGGCGGCCCTGACCGAGCCCGCCGCCTGCTGCCTGGCGGGGCTCGAGACGTTCACGATGCCCCGCGGGGCGACGGTGCTCGTCATCGGCGGCGGCATCATGGGGCTCCTCACCATGGCGCTCGCCCGCCGCCGGGGTGCCAAGCGCCTGATCCTCTCCGATCCGATCGAGGAGCGTCGCCGGATCGCGCGCCGGTTGGGGGCCCAGGTCGTTATCGACCCGTCCCGGGAGAGTTTGCGCGACCGCGTGATGACGCTCACGCGCGACCGCGGAGCTGACGTCGTGTGCGAAGCCGTGGGCAAGCCGGAGCTGGTCGCCGAAGCGATCGCGCTCACGCGGGCGACCGGGCACCTCCAGCTCGTGGGCGTGAACCCGAAGGGGAGCCGGCTGCCGCTGGATCTCTGGGACGTCCACTACCGCGAGCTGAGGATCGGCGGCGCGTTCGGCCGCGGCACCGCGTTCCGCCGCGCGCTCGCGTTGATGCCGAAGCTCGGCGTGAAGCGGCTGATCACGGCGCGCTTCCCGCTAGAGCGGATCGCCGACGCCTTTGCCCACGCCTCGGCCGGCCACGGCGCCAAGACCGTCA
The Candidatus Methylomirabilota bacterium DNA segment above includes these coding regions:
- a CDS encoding extracellular solute-binding protein translates to MTRLRLATNLAALALVLSAASAPAQDARLEAAKKEGKVVWYTSLALSSSEKVAKLFEAAYPGIKVEVHRTGSERILQRLMQELQANIKIADVVHTSDAGHYVLLKDKKLLVKYAPAGVERFPAAFKDKDGYHFGLRATVNVIAYNSKIIPAAEAPRTWKDLLDPKWKGKLVTAHPGYSGVITTHVLALVHLHGWDYFKQLAQNKPMLVQSAVDPSGVVASGERPIAANGGDYTFYQVKKKGNPVEIVFPKEGVPLVVSPSAITSFAPHPNAARLFTDFIYSRELQQVLADSEGLYTGHPDVTYPADRPKLSELNLLRVDPEELEKRNEEIKTRFVEFFGA
- a CDS encoding MmgE/PrpD family protein translates to MPQPSVARRYARFIRGLTLPQVPPPVVAKAVSLALDTLGSCLASSKECFGQAVLEAAERLGGAPESTLIGTKSRSGAASAVLANATLAHGLDFDDTREDAIVHTGCVAVTTALAVGEALGASGRAVLEAMIAGVEVMCRVGLAVPGSFHARHYHPTSLTGSFAAAAVAGKLYGLTEDQQVHAFGICGSQAGGIIEYLADGSWTKRLHPGWAAHAGIAATLLARSGFTGPETVFEGTHGFYQAFAGGFEEPKLDALLASLGRTWELEQLTLKPYPCGSIAQPYMDCALRLRQQHQIRPEQIAGIRCRTAEGPIPRLWEPLASKHSPQNGYAAKFSLPYLLALMLVKGRATLAEFTDEAARDQAVLAVAGKVGYEVDATIDYPRQFIGHVAIRLHDGRLLEERQDHPRGGPDFPMTREEVETKFLGNAALAVPAEQSARVITLVGDLAAQADVTDLMESLTA
- a CDS encoding alcohol dehydrogenase catalytic domain-containing protein, which translates into the protein MKVATWRGESRFTIDEAPDPAAGPGQVVVGIHAAGICGTDIHATQGLFPWTPPMVLGHEYTGVVREVGRGVSRRLLGREVACEPSYGCGECAACEAGRISQCQRAVRVGGFAERVALPATSVHPLPHGLDATTAALTEPAACCLAGLETFTMPRGATVLVIGGGIMGLLTMALARRRGAKRLILSDPIEERRRIARRLGAQVVIDPSRESLRDRVMTLTRDRGADVVCEAVGKPELVAEAIALTRATGHLQLVGVNPKGSRLPLDLWDVHYRELRIGGAFGRGTAFRRALALMPKLGVKRLITARFPLERIADAFAHASAGHGAKTVIGPC